Genomic segment of Dasypus novemcinctus isolate mDasNov1 chromosome 4, mDasNov1.1.hap2, whole genome shotgun sequence:
NNNNNNNNNNNNNNNNNNNNNNNNNNNNNNNNNNNNNNNNNNNNNTGGTTTCAGTGGCCCACGGGCAGATTTCTCGGGCTGGGCCTCCAGGACCCTGGGCTCATCCTCCAGCACCATGGACAGgaccagggcagggctgggcctggGGTGGCGTCATGGGCCCTGTAACCTGGCAGCCCTTGGGGGCCGTCCTGGCTCACCTGGCACATAGGGGGGTGCTGTGCTTGGCTCCTGCTTGCCCAAGGCGGTTTCACAGGCCGGTGGGCCGAGGAGCTCCAGGGGAGGAGCCCCTGGCTGCGCAGCCTCCCCCCGGGTggggcctccccccacccccggcacgCGCATCAAGCTCGCCGGCGGCACAGCTGCATGGCTGCGTCTGCGCCGCCTGCTCTCCCTCTCGGGGGTGCGCGTGTCCCCGGGCATAGTTGTGTTTATAATAAGTGAAGACTGGTGCGCTGGCGGGTGCACGGGCGGGCGGCGGCCTGGCGGGTGCCCGAGCACCGTCTGACCTTCCTGCTGGGACCTTTCCAGTGCCCTGAGGGTCCCCGGACCTGCGCTGGGGAGCGGGAGCTCGGGGGGGACGGGGTGCTCTCGGCCTGCGCGCGTGGTGTCTGCGCGGTCGGGTGCGTTTCCCGGCGCAGGCTCCGCTAACACCGTCCCGTCCGGGCCTGCGACGGCCAAGCCGCGGGAGGTGTCCCTCACAGCCAGGCGTGGCCGTCGGGGATGCCGCTGGAGattgggagggggcgggggccagTCTCGGCCGCCCATGTGGGCTCGCCACGGCCCTGGGCTGGTGCTGGCGTTGCCCCTGGAGCCGCCCAGAATCGTGGTGGGCCAAGGCCAAAGCCCGCCTCCCCAAGGCCCAGGCGCTGCGCTGAGACCCGGCCCGGGGGGGTCTGGCTGCACTGGCCCCGGGCCTCTGCCCACCAGGGGTGGACCAGGCCGGCCAGCCAGGGTCTGCGCCAGCGCGAGGCGGCCCCAGCCCCGAGCCGAGCCCAGGGGCCCAGAACCTGCCGGTTCCAGCCGTCGCTTGGGCAGCGAGCACGCTTGGCCCGGAGGGGCAGGCCGCGGGGAGCGGGGCGGCCCCCGACCCCCTTGAGAAAAGCACCTCCAGCTGAGCTCCCAGGACCCGCCCTCCCGGGAGGTTATTCAAAATTTCAGAATAAAGTAAGCGTGTGGCGGTGGGCAGGGAGCAGGCGTGATTCTGGCGCAGGCTTTCAGACGCCCCTGGCCCCAGCGCCCTCGCCCGCCCTGGCAGGTGCTGCAAATCTGGCGAGCCCGGCCTTCTGCCCAGCTTCGCTGCTGGcccccgcgcccctccccgccgccctgCGTCGGCTGCGGAGGGCGGCCCCGGCGCCCTCACGGCCTCCTCTGGACGCTCCCTTGCAGATGGACCGGAGCCTAGCGGCGCGCCCCCGGTCTCCTTCCTCCGCACGGAAGAGGGCCCCGACGCGTCTTTCCCCAGGACCATTCCCCTGATCCGGCAGTTGCTAAACGCCACGGAGCTCACCCAGGACCCCGCGGCCTACTCCAGGCTGGTGGCCGTGCTGGTGTACACGGCCGAGCGGGCCAAGTTCGCCACGGGCGGGGAGCGGCAGGACTGGATGGAGCTTTTCATTGACACCTTTAAGCTGGTGCACAGGGACATCGTGGGGGACCCCGAGACCGCGCTGGCGCTGTGCTGAGGCCGGGGCGCCGTGTGGGCGTGCGGGGCCCGCCGTCCCAGCGTGCCACAGAGCGGGGGGCTTAAAACGCAGGAACTGGCCCCTCACCTTCCAGAAGCCGGAGGTCCAAAGGCAGGGGGTTGGGGCCACGCCCCCTCCAGAGGTTCCAGCCTTGGGGCTCCCCGAGCTCGGGGCTGcgtcacccccccccccgcctcccccgtCCCGTGGCTGCCCCTCTGGGTAGCTCACCGGGAGGGGTTTAGGGACCCGCAGATATTCCAGGAACGCCTCTCCATCTCAAAGCCCTCAACCCATTCTCATCGAGAGAGCCCTTTCCCTCAGTGACAGTGGCAGCTTCTGGGGCATCACTCAGCCCGCAGATGCCCCAGCCCagcggggcaggggagaggaaggcAACCCTGAGCGCCCCAGACGTCTCCCTCCCGGTTGAGGCTGGCCCGGGAGCCAGGCCCCAGGGGGCCCCTGCGCCAGGTGCCATGGGCACACGGTTCTCAGGGCGCCCCCCCATGTGGGCGGGGCAGGGCTGGGTGCTCCAAGCCCCGGCACTCGGACGCCGCGGGCATCTGAACACCCATTTGGGCAAAGCCGCCGGGCGTCTGAGCCTCTGGGGGCACTGTTGGTGAGAGGACCCCAGACCCAACCTTGGCTGGCCTCATGTGGCCACGCCCAAGAACAGGGGAGGGCTCCTCCTGGCCCTCCCTGCCACCTGTGGGACCCTCACGGACAGCCCAGAGCACCCACTTTGCCCACGGCCTCCGCCCCCTTGGTGGTCTGCTTGACAGTCCCCAGACCCCCGCCCCCCGTCTCCAGCTGCCTCCACAGCCAGTCACCGCCGATGGTGTTCTGAGTAGGTAGTGATGACAGTGAAAACGCAGGTTGGTTTTGCTGGAACTTGGAGAGTCCAGCGGCACAGAGACCTACTAGGCGGTGCCAGCTGTGCTGACCTGCTGCAAAGGTGCTGGGCAGCTGCGCCGCTGCCAAAATAAGCTACGTTGTCGATAAGCTCATTAAAAAGAAGCCTGTTTGCAGCAAACGCGCCCTCTGCTTTCGCCGTGCGGTAAGCCCGCGGGGATCTGTGGGCTTGGGCAGCGTACCCACATTTCGTCAGTGCAGAAAAGCACACGGAACTTGAGCGATttgctgtggctcagtggtggcaCCGCGTTTGGCCCACCTGTTTGTGCTGCGGGCACCTGGGCAGGTAGACACCACTCGCCTCCGGGGACCGCTCGCCCCAGGTGGCGTCCTCAGCCGCGTGCGTCCACCGGTCAAGCCCGTTCCTGGTGAGACTCCCTGCCCGGGGTCAGCGTACCAGGGCTGTGACCCGAGGCCATTTGGTGGCCTGAGGAGGGGAGTCCGGGGGCTGCAGAACTGGGGAGCTGGGAGGGGGACTGCCCATCTCGTCTGAACCTCAGGCAACGCGGGGCGAGCGGACGGCTGATCTTGGTGAGGAGGGCCCAGCTGGGTGCCGTGATGTGCAGGCGGCACCCTGGCCCGTGGTCTGGCCCCACATGGCCCCCGACCTGTTAGGTTTTGGCTGAGGGTCTTCACAAAACTTGAAGTGCTGGTGGTGACGCCCCCTCCCTCACAGGCGCGCCCCCTCCCTCACAGGTGCGCCCCCTCTGTGGGTGGTGAATTCTGGGGCTGAGGCTTTACGGGCCCCTCCacaggagggcctggggcagtAGTAGAGACCTTTGCCCCTGGGGGTCTCCGCCCCCAGCTGGGGGCGTGTCCTGTGGGAGGACACCAAGGGGAGGTGCTTGTGGGTCACACTTCCAGGTGAACTGCGGAGGGTCCTGGGCCGGGGACACGGCGTTCTGGGGGGCACGCGGCGGGGGCACTCTGCGGGCTCCTAGCACCCTGGCCAGGCGGGCCTGGCCCCACCGCGCGTCTCTCCCCCCAGAGCTGTACGTGGCCCAGTGCACGCAGCGGCCCGTGGACATCGTCTTCCTGCTGGACGGCTCCGAGCGGCTGGGCGAGCAGAACTTCCGGAAGGCGCAGCGCTTCGTGGAGCAGGTGTCGCGGCGGCTGACGCTGGCGCGCAGGGACGACGACCCGCTCAACGCGCGCGTGGCGCTGCTGCAGTACGGCGGGCCGCGCGAGCAGCAGGTGGCCTTCCCGCTGACCTCCAACCTCACGGCCATCCACGAGGCGCTGGAGAGCGCGCGCTACCTCAACTCCTTCTCGCACGTGGGCGCCGGCATCGTGCACGCCATCAACCACGTGGTGcgcggcgcgcggggcggggcgcggcgccACGCGGAGCTGGCCTTCGTGTTCCTCACCGACGGCGTCACGGGCAACGAGAGCCTGGCGGAGGCGGTGCACTCCATGCGCAAGCAGAACGTGGTGCCCACCGTGGTGGCCGTGGGCGGCGACGTGGACGCGGACGTGCTGGGCCAGATCAGCCTGGGCGACGCGGCCGCCGTCTTCCGCGAGCCGGACTACGAGAGCCTGGTGCAGCCGCGCTTCTTCGACAGGTTCATCCGCTGGATCTGCTAGCGCCGCCCCCggcgccgccccgcgcccgccgcgcccccgGCACTTAGACGTCTCGAGCCCCCACCCCCGGCTCGCGGCGCCGATCCACGCCCAGGAGAGCAGGCTCCGAGCCCActcgcgcgcgcgcgcgcgcgctcTCCGCGCCAGCAGGCAGCTCCCTCGTGCGCCGGCGGGAGCGGGTCTCAGCCCAGGGAGGGCGGGGTGGGCGCCCCAGCCTGCCGtgccgcccccagcccctcccgggGGTCCCGGCGCAGCCCTGGCCCCCTCGGTCTTCGGTGCTCCCGCTCCCGGCCCTGCTCTCCAGCTGCCCACGCCCGCAGCCGAGCCCCTGCCCTCCACGCCGTCCTTGGGGCCCCGGGCAGCGCCGATGAGCCTCTCCGTTGAGCCCCCTCGAGCCCCTCCTCGGGGCCCCGGTCGGTCCGGACGCTGCTTCCCGCTCGCGTCCTGCACCCGGtgcccgcccggcgcggcgcggagCGCTCTCGGCTACCCCACCTCGCGCCCCCGGGGCCCTGCTCGCGGGTGGCGGCCAAGGCTCCCCGCCTGCCCCGGCTCCTCGCCCCGCGCCACTCCCCCACGCTGGACCGTCAGACTGTGAGCCCTGGGGCGCCCCGTGTCCAATAAAGCTTGTGAGCCGCGTCTGCGTCTCCGCCGCTCTGTGCGCCTGCCGGGGTCTGCACTTGCggaccccccaccccagccctcacGGACCTCTACCACCAGCACTGCCTGCGgacccctgcccccgccccccccccaagctTCCAGGGCCCCCACATGCACACACCGTGGCCCGGAGGCTGTGCGCGGCTGCACTCCTGGGTACTGGGGCCACCTCGAGGCGCTGGCTGCTGCGGTCCCCGGAAGGCGCACAGCGGGACCCTCTCcacctcggaatccagcccctgGAGCCTGCCTTTCCGGCTGCAAACGCTGCTCGACCAAGAAACTCCCCCTCTAGCCCCAAGGAGCCCCAGGGTTTCTAAGTACGTCCGCCAGCTCGCTGAGGATGTTTTACACGTGCACACATGCATGTATGCATACAAACACGCATTTACACATGCATCACATATGTGCCTGCTATGTGCAGACAGACATGTACTTAAGCAGATAGACTTGCATGTGTGCGTTTCTATATGCATGCATATGTGCATATGTGAGCGtgtggtgtgtgcatgtgtgtgcctgCACATCCGTTATCTACCTCTGTAGAGCACATCTATGCATACATTTGCACACACATGCATTCTATCTTGTTTGGGCAACCTCGGTGATTCTTTTTCTCACCCCGGTGACTCCCGGGAGTTCCACAGTGACCCTTGGTTCCGGGCCTCATATTGTTCCCTCCCACACCTGTTCCCCCTTGGGATGGTGGCTCACCTGTCCACGCTCACCGTGCACGCTCACCGTGCACGCTCACTGTCCAGGCTCACCTGTCCACGCTCACCGTCCACGCTCACTGTCCAGGCTCACCTGTCCACGCTCACCGTCCACGCTCACCGTCCAGGCTCACCTGTCCACGCTCACCGTCCACGCTCACCGTCCAGGCTCACCTGTCCACGCTCACCGTCCACGCTCACTGTCCAGGCTCACCTGTCCACGCTCACCGTCCACGCTCACCGTCCAGGCTCACCTGTCCACGCTCACCGTCCACGCTCACTGTCCACGCTCACTGTCCAGGCTCACCTGTCCATGCTCACTGTCCACGCTCACCTGTCCACGCTCACTGTCCACGCTCACTGTCCATGCTCACTGTCCATGCCCTATCATCTGTCCACTCAGCTTGTGGATGGAGAGGAAAGACTTCCCACAGCCATTCTCTCaccctctgtccccctcccccgaCCCAAAGTCAGGGGAGTGTcagtgagagaaaggaagagagccTCTTCATCCACCCAGGCGTGCTTAGGACCCAGAGCCGCAGCACTTGGGCGGGCGAGCTCCGCTatggggggggcaggggtggaggcggCTCTGTGCACATGGCCCCTCCCTCCAGGGTGGTGCTGCTGCTCGCAGGAGTCCAGGGAGAAGCCCGCGGCTGGGGCTGGTGTGGGCATCCCCTCGGGTAGCTCGACGATGGGAAAAGGTGTCCCTGTTTGTGAGGCCAGGACCCTGCGTGGTGGCCTTTGACCCCTGGGGAGCCGTGCAGAGTTCTGCCCCTCGCAGAAGGCGCTTTAGACCCCTGTGAGTGGGTGGGCGCCTGGAAGACTCGGCTGGCCCCCGCGACCCCAGCATGAGCACGTAGGGTGCCCATGGGAC
This window contains:
- the LOC101422200 gene encoding collagen alpha-2(VI) chain gives rise to the protein ILGLRLYGPLHRRAWGSSRDLCPWGSPPPAGGVSCGRTPRGGACGSHFQVNCGGSWAGDTAFWGARGGGTLRAPSTLARRAWPHRASLPPELYVAQCTQRPVDIVFLLDGSERLGEQNFRKAQRFVEQVSRRLTLARRDDDPLNARVALLQYGGPREQQVAFPLTSNLTAIHEALESARYLNSFSHVGAGIVHAINHVVRGARGGARRHAELAFVFLTDGVTGNESLAEAVHSMRKQNVVPTVVAVGGDVDADVLGQISLGDAAAVFREPDYESLVQPRFFDRFIRWIC